Below is a genomic region from Acetonema longum DSM 6540.
TCTATTGTAGCTTACTGGCGACGGTTTTGTAAAATAGGGAGGTTATTTTAAAAATATGGGGAAATTCAGTTATAACAAGTGCTAAAATGGACAGCAGCCTGTCCGCCGTTGCCGCCCGGACCGGACAACCGCCGAACATGCCGATCTGGCCAAAGATACCTAGAAAAACGAGGTGTTTTATTTGCTGACCTTCATCTGCTATCCCAAGTGTACCACCTGCCAAAGAGCACAGGCCTGGCTCGATGCCCGCGGCGCGAAGTATCGCGTTCGCAACATTAAAACCGAAAATCCCACCTATGAGGAATTAGAAGGCTGGCACACGAAGAGCGGCTTACCTCTGGGCAAGTTTTTCAACACCAGCGGACTGGTGTATAAGTCTCTGCATCTCAAGAACGAACTGCCCTCCATGAGCACAGAAGAGCAGCTTAGGCTTCTTGCCAAGGATGGCATGCTGGTGAAACGCCCTCTGTTGATCGCCGAGGCATTCGTGCTTGTGGGATTTAAAGAAACGGATTGGGCGGAGTCAATTGCTTTTAATGCACAACTCAAGTAACTGTCTAAACGAAAGACCAGGGAGGAAATGAAATGGGTGAACTATCTAAGCTGCCGAACATCGCCGGCAAGCTGGAAGGCCAGCTTGCCGATGCCGGTATTACTACCATTGAACAGCTGAAAAAACCGGCAGCCGCGAAGCCTGGCGGCGCATCCTGGCCCATGACCCTTCCGCCTGCATCATGAGACTGTCGGCGCTGGAAGGAGCCATTCAGGGTGTGCGTTGGCATGATCTGGATCAGGACACGAAAAAATCATTGAAAGAATTCTATAAACAGCATAAGGGAGAAAGATTGTGAGCAAATACCCTAAAATCATATACATCCTGGCAACTCTGCTGGAAATCAGTGGATTAAGCATAGCAGACACTATTTCATGGCACCAAATTGGCAACGAAACGCCACAGTCCTTCGCCGCTGTGGCAAGCGCGAAACGCCGGCCTCTGAAGCTGGTGACAGGAAGGCTGGAACTGCAGCAGGGGGACATTCTGTCTTTGCGGCTGCTGAATGTACCTAAAGGCATTCAGCCGGAGGCCAAGACAGATCTGGGAATGTCCGTATTCGTGCCTGTCGGAGACCAGGAATGGTTCGCAGCCATCCCGGTGAGCAATACACGGGAACCGGGCCGGTACACAGTACACATTCAGGCAGGGAAAACGGCCTTCGCTACGGAAGTCACGGTACTCGCCTTTAATTTTGACCGGCAGAACCTGATCATTAATACGAAAAGCCAGGCTATTCGCGAGGCGACCAGCGATGCGTCCTACCAAGAATTTAATGCCAAATTTCTGCCCGTCTATAACCTGTTTGACAGGACCCGTTACTGGAGCGGCACTTTTACCCATCCTGTAAAGGGACGGATCAGCACCAATTTCGGAGAAATCCGCATCACTAACGGGGATCCTGCTTCCAAGCGGACCCACAGAGGCATGGATTTTGCCGTAGATACAGGAACGCCGGTGCTGGCCCCCAACGCCGGCCGCGTGGTCTTTGCCCAGCGGCTGTTGCTTACCGGCTATACAGTGGTCATTGAACATGGCGGCGGGCTCAAAAGCATCTATTATCATATGAACAGCATTACTGTGTCAGTGGACCAGATAGTACAGCAAGGAACACAAATCGGGACCGTTGGCAGCACGGGCTATTCCACCGGTCCTCACCTGCATTATGAAATGCGCATTGGCAATCAAGCCGTCAGCCCCTCCCTGCTGTTCGCCCCAGAAGCAGGCCTCTACAGCGCCGAGGCGAATGACACCACGCTGTAGTCTTGCTTGCTGCGTAATCCTTCTTAACATCGTACTGCCAGAACCAGATATCTTCCATATCCCCAAACAGGCGTTGCATCGGAAACGATGGAACGCCTGTTTCATAAAAAATGAAGGTATCCTTGCCGGAAAACTCACTGCTTAATCCCCAAATAAGCCTGTCTCACCATCGGATTCTCCACCAAATCACTGCCCCGGCAGGACAAGACAATTCGGCCTGTCTCCAGAACGAAAGCATCATCGGCCATTTTTTTTCATGCTTTCCTTCCGATTCCGGATCCCTGCAAAATCTATCGTTTTTCTTCAGATAGGAGCAGCGCATTGGCCTCCTCTCCCATCTTTTAATCTTTCCGCCAGCGTCGGGCCGAACGGCCAGCTTTTCGCCAGAGAGCGGGAATCGCCGTTTGCGCCGCCGTCGCATCCCGGGCCAGCCAGCCGTTCAACAGCCCCACATCCCGGTATACAGCTTTGGCGGAGGCCGGTTTCAGGATAAGATGCAGTTGCTGGCTGCATGCCTCATAATCCATCAATATCCCCAGACAATCCTGAAAGGCTTTGAAGCGGCGGACGAGCCGGCTGGTCCGGCCTGAATCCATAAAAGACAGGCTTTCCAGCACATAACGGATTTTTTTCATCCGGATGCGGAACTGATGACTCTCCCGCCGATCATTCCAATCCAGAGCCTTGCCTGTTTCCAGCAGATCTTCCAGCCATTTCTCCAGGCGATACCCGGCGTAAGATTCAATGGACCTGGCCGCCCCAACCTGCCAGGGATGATTGGCAATCCAGCCCCAAAGCCTCAGCAATACAGCTGTCAGTTTTCCTGCTGTCAGGCAGGCGCCAACCGTTTCTTCCTGCTGCAGCCTAAGCGCCGCCAGCTGCTCCTCTAACCGGGATTTGCCATCCCTGACCGCAAAAGGGCTGGTTAGAATCTTATGCCAGTGTCCGGCCAAAACATCCAAATCCCGCAAACTGCCCAAAGAACGCCCCCAGGACCTCAGTTCCTGTTTCGAGACCGCAGTTTCTTCCGCCGCTAGGAAAGGACTGGCAAAGGACAGTAACGCCCGCAGGCGGCGCAGCTTAATCCGAAGCTGCCGCAGAGCTTTAGGCTGCTGCTGGTTGTCCAAAAATGCCTGCTGGCTGCCAAATACATTGCTGACAGCCGCTGATAAAAGCTGTTCCAGGGCCTGCCCGGCTGGCTCGGCGCCAGATAACAGGCAGAGGGCATCCGGCACCGGCTCTTCTTCTATCAGGCCGGCCAGCAATAAACCCCGGTAATATTTGCTTTTGGGCTCTACCGTCAGCGGCAGGATTTCTGCCAATTCCGCCCCCAGAGAAAGCACCGCCGCGGTCGCCCCCTGCTTCAGTTCCAATTCGATTTCCAAAATCGGCTCACTGTCAGCCCCGGCTAAAATCTGCCCTTGATCCAGGGCGATTTCAACCTGGGAATCCTGCCAGTTGACCAAGAGGGTGCGCCGGCAAAAGCGAGTAGTAAATACCGGTATCAGTGACTCCTCCCCAACAGACTTTCGGAGCAGTTCACCAATCTCCAGACCGGTAAACACCGACAAATCCGGTGTTTCATTGGCGGCAGCCATGTTGTGCTCCTGCCGTTGGTGCAACCCGCCGGTGGAACTTCCGTTCAGTT
It encodes:
- a CDS encoding M23 family metallopeptidase; the protein is MSKYPKIIYILATLLEISGLSIADTISWHQIGNETPQSFAAVASAKRRPLKLVTGRLELQQGDILSLRLLNVPKGIQPEAKTDLGMSVFVPVGDQEWFAAIPVSNTREPGRYTVHIQAGKTAFATEVTVLAFNFDRQNLIINTKSQAIREATSDASYQEFNAKFLPVYNLFDRTRYWSGTFTHPVKGRISTNFGEIRITNGDPASKRTHRGMDFAVDTGTPVLAPNAGRVVFAQRLLLTGYTVVIEHGGGLKSIYYHMNSITVSVDQIVQQGTQIGTVGSTGYSTGPHLHYEMRIGNQAVSPSLLFAPEAGLYSAEANDTTL
- a CDS encoding CYTH and CHAD domain-containing protein, whose protein sequence is MSVLLETELKLRVIGSGDWEKLVRSERLQGLDRAGDWQEDLLEARYFDTADYRLRKAGLAYRVRREQGQWMATVKLNGSSTGGLHQRQEHNMAAANETPDLSVFTGLEIGELLRKSVGEESLIPVFTTRFCRRTLLVNWQDSQVEIALDQGQILAGADSEPILEIELELKQGATAAVLSLGAELAEILPLTVEPKSKYYRGLLLAGLIEEEPVPDALCLLSGAEPAGQALEQLLSAAVSNVFGSQQAFLDNQQQPKALRQLRIKLRRLRALLSFASPFLAAEETAVSKQELRSWGRSLGSLRDLDVLAGHWHKILTSPFAVRDGKSRLEEQLAALRLQQEETVGACLTAGKLTAVLLRLWGWIANHPWQVGAARSIESYAGYRLEKWLEDLLETGKALDWNDRRESHQFRIRMKKIRYVLESLSFMDSGRTSRLVRRFKAFQDCLGILMDYEACSQQLHLILKPASAKAVYRDVGLLNGWLARDATAAQTAIPALWRKAGRSARRWRKD